The window CTATCATTTAGATAAGAATGTATAATGATTATAGATTGTTATGCACATACTTGCTAAGTTGGCGAGAATTACGGCGGTATTCACGTTAGTGCGTACCGCCTTTTTATATGTGTCAATATATACGTTTTACATATAATGCTTGTATGTTTCTTATTAATACATACATTATGAGAAGGAGTGAACATTTTGGCTGAATTACTTCAGATAAAAGATTTAAAGGTATCCGTTGAAGGTAAACAAATCTTAAAAGGTATCAACTTAACAATTAATAAAGGTGAAATCCATGTTGTAATGGGTACAAATGGTGCAGGTAAATCTACACTTGCTAATGCTATTATGGGTAACACTACATATACTGTAGATAGCGGCTCTATTATTTTTGATGGTAAAGATATTACGGAAGATGCAGTAAATGATCGTGCGAAAGCAGGTATCTTTATGTCCTTCCAAAATCCAATTTCTATTCCTGGCATTACAGTAGAAAACTTCATCCGTACTGCGAAATCTACAATTACTGGTGAAAATGTACGTGCTTTATCTTTCAAAAAAGAATTGAAAGAAAAAATGGATGAATTATCCTTCGATGTATCTTATGCACAACGTTATGTAAATGAAGGCTTCTCCGGTGGTGAACGCAAGAAAAATGAAATTCTTCAAATGTCCATTTTAAATCCTAAATTGGCTATTCTTGATGAAACAGACTCCGGCCTTGACGTAGATGCAGTTCGTATCGTATCTGAAGGTGTACAACGTTTCCACAACGAAGAAAATGCTGTATTGATCATCACTCACCATAACCAAATCTTGCAAAAATTAAAACCTGATTTCGTTCATGTATTGATCAATGGTAAGATCGTTAAAACTGGTGATGCTTCTCTTGTACGTGAAATCGAAGAAAAAGGTTACGACGCATACAAAGCATTAGCATAGGAGGCACAATGGAAGAAAGAAAGAAAACCCAAGTCGCGGATATGGACCGTGGTGTCTACGATATTAAGAATGACTTTGAATATTCTTATATTTCTGATGCTGGTTTAACAGAAGATATTATCCGTGAAATTTGGTCTAATAAAAATGAACCTGAATGGATGCTTGACTTCCGTTTGAAATCTTTAGAAATCTACAATCGCATGGGGATTCCAAATTGGATTCCTGATATTTCTGGCTTAGATATGGCAAATATCCATACTTATGTTAAGCCAAAAGTAGATATGAAAGAAAACTGGGACGAAGTTCCAGAAGAAATTAAAAGTACTTTTGACCGCTTAGGTATTCCAGAAGCGGAAAAAACATCTCTTGCAGGTGTTGGTGCTCAATATGACTCTGAAGTTGTATACCACAGTATCCAAGAAGATCTTGTTAAACAAGGCGTTATCTATACTGATATCGAAACTGCGCTTCATGAGCATGAAGAAATCGTAAAAAAATACTGGATGACATTGATTCCACCTACAGATCATAAATGGGCTGCTCTTCATGGTGCCGTTTGGTCTGGTGGTTCCTTCGTATATGTTCCAGCAGGTGTACAAGTAGAGATTCCATTGCAATCCTATTTCCGCTTGAATGCACCAGGTGCTGGTCAGTTTGAACATACTATGATCATCGTAGAAGAAGGGGCTAAATTGCACTTCATCGAAGGTTGTTCTGCTCCTAAATACGACGTATCTAACCTTCATGCCGGTGCCGTTGAATTGTTTGTAAAGGATAATGCTACATTGCGTTATTCTACAATTGAAAACTGGTCCAAAAACATGTACAACCTTAACACAAAACGTTGTGTAGTTGGTAAAGGTGGTACTATTGAGTGGGTATCTGGTTCCTTCGGTTCCAAAGTATCTTGCTTGTATCCAATGAGTATCCTTAATGGTGAAGGTGCACATGCTGAATTCACAGGTGTAACATTTGCTGGCGAAGGACAATTCCTTGATACTGGTTGTAAGGTAGTTCATAATGCTCCTTACACAACTAGTAATGTAAACTCTAAATCTATTTCCAAATCCGGTGGTGCTGCTATTTACCGTGGCCTTTTGAAAATTGGCCCTAAAGCAGAACATTCCAAAGCGACTGTATCTTGTGAATCCTTGATGCTTGATGCAGAGTCTCAATCTGATACAATTCCAGCTATTATCGTAGAAAACGATAATGTAGATTTAGGTCATGAAGCTAAAATCGGTCGTATTTCCGACGAAGCGATTTTCTATCTCATGACACGTGGTATTAGTGAAGAAGAAGCTCGTGCAATGCTCGTTCGTGGTTTCGTTGAGCCAATCTCCAAAGAATTACCACTTGAGTATGCTGTAGAAATGAACAATCTAATCAATCTTGAATTAGAAGGTTCTATCGGTTAAGGAGGAATTATGAGCGAATTATTATTTAATGAACTCCCTAGACCGACATTCAGATGGTTGCGTGTTAACCATACTGTAAGTTCTCTAGCTGGAGAAGATACATCTGTACAATCCATCGCTGTAGAAGCGAATCAAAATATACTTTCACCATTGCCTACAGGAACAGCACTGTTAAATGCTAAATATGAAGGTGCTAATAAGGATGCTGTTCAAGCATTGGTGGACAATGCAGAAGGTTATGCTATCAATGTTCCTGCTAAGGAAAAAGAAGTTGTAGGCATCCGCATTGATGCTAATGCACGTGTAGCTAACCGTTTCCAATTCATCGTTGGTGAAGGGGCAGAACTAGAGGTACAATTCTATGTAACTGGCGCTGGTGAAGCTTTAACAAATGTTAGTTATCTAAATGAATACGATGTAAAAGAAGGCGGTAAAGTTGTAGTGAAAAAGGTAAATCTTTTACCTGAACATGTACAACATATCGAACATCGTTATACAAAATTGGAAGATAAAGCAGATGTAGAATACATTAACATTGAACTTGGTGGTAGCGAAAATATTTTGAACTACTATCATGATTTAGTAGGTCAAGAATCTCGTATGGTTCATGATATTGCTTATCTTGGTAACGAAGAACAAAAATTTGATATCTCCATGATTATGAGTCATGGTGGTAAAAAATCCTTCAGTGATATTCATACATTAGGTGCTCTTAGTGGCAATTCTAAAAAATCTTTCCGTGGTACTCTTGATTTCCTTCATGGTGCAACAGCTTCTGAAGGTGCGGAAGAAGATACTTGCTTATTGTTAGATCCAACTGTAAAATCTGTTTCTTTACCTCTATTATTATGTAAAGAAGATAATGTAGTGGGCAATCATGCAGCGAGTGCAGGCCAAATTGATCATAATAAATTGTTCTATATCATGAGCCGTGGCTTTAGTGAAGTAGAAGCAAAACATATCATTGTAGAATCTATGATTCGACCTATTATTGATCGCATTGGTGATGAAACGATTGAAGAAGCAGCGTTAGCAGCTGTACGTAATAAAATTTAAAGAGGCGTTTTTATGAGACCAATTGCAGAAGCATACAAAGACTTTCCTATACTACATAAAGAGCATAATGGGCACCGCGTTATCTATTTAGATAGCGGTGCTACTGCACAAATTCCACAATCCGTAATTGATCGTGTTGTGGAACATATGACACAACGTAATGGTAATCCACATCGTGGTTCTCATATTTTAGCTATTGAAGCATCTGAAGACTATGAAAATGCACGTGATCGCGTAGTTGAATTTATCAATGCTCGTGAACGTGAAGAAGTTGTATTTACACGTAATAGTACAGAATCTATGAACTTGATTGCTCATAGCTATGGTCTTCATAATGTGAAGAAAGGTGACAAGATTGTCATTACTGTTGCGGAACATCATGCCAATCTTGTAACATGGCAATATGTAGCAGAACAAACAGGGGCAACCTTAGAATATATGTACCTTGATGAACATGGGCACTTAAAAGATGGTGAAATCAATAAAATTGATGAGAACACTAAAATTGTTGCCTTTGCTCATGTTAGTAACGTGCTTGGTATGGAATTCCCTGTAAAAGAATTAACTGAAAAAGCGCATTCCGTAGGTGCTGTAGTAGTTCTCGATGGTGCTCAATCTACACCTCATAAAAAAATTGATGTTCAAGAATTAGATTGTGATTTCTTCGTATTCTCTGGTCATAAAATGTGTGCATCTCAAGGTATTGGTGTACTTTATGGTAAACGTGAGTTATTAGAAGCTATGCCACCTTTCCTATTGGGTGGGGATATGATTGAATATGTAAAAGAACAAACTGCTACATTCAATGAGCTTCCATATAAGTTCGAAGCAGGTACACCAAATGCTGACGGTGCCGTTTCTTTGCACGCCGCAATTGATTATTTAGAATCCTTTGGCATGGATGCTATTGAAGCTTATGAAGAAGAATTAGTAGCGTATATTCTTCCTAAAATTGTTGCATTGCCACATGTTCACGTGATTGGCTCCCAAAATCCTAAGGAAAAACATGGCGTAATCGCGTTCACTGTAGATGATGTACATCCTCATGATGTAGCTACAATTTTAGATTCTAAAGGCATTTGTGTTCGTTCTGGACATCATTGTGCACAACCATTAGGTGCATTCTATAATGTATCTGCATCTACTCGTCTAAGCATGTACTTATATACTCGTAAGGAAGATCTAGATGCATTCCTTGAAGTATTAAAGACAGTTCGTTCAGTAATGGGTTTTAAAGATTAGGAGATTTACCATCAATGGAAATGGATCAATTATATACAGAACTTATTTTGGAACATAACCAAGATAAGCGTAATAAACATGAGTTAGCTCATTTTACAAATTCTGAACATGGCCATAACCCTAGTTGTGGTGATGATCTAACATTACAACTCAACGTAGAAGATGGCATTATCAAAGATGCTGCTTACACCGGCTCTGGTTGTGCTATTAGTCAAGCGTCTGCATCTATGATGATTGATATTATTAAGGGTAAATCTGTTGAAGAAGCTCTTCGCTTGGTAGAAATTTTCTTAGGTATGATCAAAAAAGAAATTACTGATGAAAATGAGTTAGAAGAATTAGAAGATGCTATGGCATTGCAAAATATTTCTAACATGCCAGCGCGTGTTAAGTGTGCGGTTCTTGCATGGCATACATTAAAAGAGGCTTTAAAGAAATAATATGAAGAAAACAATATTATTTGATTTAGATGGAACTTTAACAGATTCTCAAGAAGGTATTCTTAAAAGTATTAAATTTGCATTGGAACATTTTGGCTATGATGTTCCTGATGAAGAAACATTGCAATTATTTTTAGGACCACCATTGGTAGATGCTTTTCAAGAGCATTGTGGCATGACCTTTGACCAAGCGGAAGAAACGTACTTTAAATTCCGCGAACGATATGGTACAATCGGTAAATTTGAAAATCAAGTGTATCCGAATATTGTAGACTTGTTGGCTAAATGCAAAACAGAACAATATACTATTGCCGTTGCTACAGCAAAGCCTGAGCATTATGCTAAGGATATTTTAGATCACTTTGAATTAACACCTTACTTTGATGTAATTGTAGGTGCTAATTATGAAAGTGGTTTATTGCATAAGAAAGAGATTCTTGAAAAAGCTCTTAAACTTTGTGGCAATCCTTTAACTGATGAAAATGGTCGTCGTTTGGCCTTTATGGTAGGCGATCGTAAGTATGATGTAGAGGCGGCTAACGAACTTGGTTGTATTTCTATCGGTGTTACTTATGGTTATGGTACAGAAGCTGAACTAAAAGAAGCCGATGCAGAGTACATCTGTGATGATGTTGATGAAATTGCTGATGTTCTCGATCTTGAAGAAATGATGGTTCGTAGATAAGCTCTTATAAATAAAATATTAACCTTAAAAAGGCTAGAGGAATTTCCTCTAGCCTTTTTGTATCTATCTAATAAAAGGACTAACCAATAAGGTTAGTCCTTTGTATTATTTTTTTAGGCCGCTTTTTTTAGCTAATGTTTTGATAACCTTAGCACTTTGTTTTTTCAATTTGCCGCCTGTTTGTTTGAGTTGAATACGTGTACGAGAAACACGACCAAGTGTAGTAATCTTTGTTTTGCGACGTGGCTTCATATCGCGCTCGTTACCAAAGTCGCCACGTTGTACACTTGTTGCTTTTACCTTTTCTGCTCTGAAAGATTTACGCAACGCTTTCATAATTAATGTGAGCGGTAAGGATTGCTCAAAAGAATACAAATCAACAGCCACATAGCCTAGAGCAGGATACGTGTGCAATGTAAAGTGAAAGCCTGGTGCAACAGATAGGAGGGCGATCTCCTCGTCCATAACTTGACAACTGATTTCATCAACATCAAGGTCAGCTAAATCAAATGCG of the Veillonella parvula genome contains:
- a CDS encoding SufD family Fe-S cluster assembly protein, which produces MSELLFNELPRPTFRWLRVNHTVSSLAGEDTSVQSIAVEANQNILSPLPTGTALLNAKYEGANKDAVQALVDNAEGYAINVPAKEKEVVGIRIDANARVANRFQFIVGEGAELEVQFYVTGAGEALTNVSYLNEYDVKEGGKVVVKKVNLLPEHVQHIEHRYTKLEDKADVEYINIELGGSENILNYYHDLVGQESRMVHDIAYLGNEEQKFDISMIMSHGGKKSFSDIHTLGALSGNSKKSFRGTLDFLHGATASEGAEEDTCLLLDPTVKSVSLPLLLCKEDNVVGNHAASAGQIDHNKLFYIMSRGFSEVEAKHIIVESMIRPIIDRIGDETIEEAALAAVRNKI
- a CDS encoding S-adenosylmethionine decarboxylase family protein, which encodes MAEALGQELLIDLYSCDEDAISSATAVQESVATAFDLADLDVDEISCQVMDEEIALLSVAPGFHFTLHTYPALGYVAVDLYSFEQSLPLTLIMKALRKSFRAEKVKATSVQRGDFGNERDMKPRRKTKITTLGRVSRTRIQLKQTGGKLKKQSAKVIKTLAKKSGLKK
- the sufU gene encoding Fe-S cluster assembly sulfur transfer protein SufU, which translates into the protein MEMDQLYTELILEHNQDKRNKHELAHFTNSEHGHNPSCGDDLTLQLNVEDGIIKDAAYTGSGCAISQASASMMIDIIKGKSVEEALRLVEIFLGMIKKEITDENELEELEDAMALQNISNMPARVKCAVLAWHTLKEALKK
- a CDS encoding SufS family cysteine desulfurase; the encoded protein is MRPIAEAYKDFPILHKEHNGHRVIYLDSGATAQIPQSVIDRVVEHMTQRNGNPHRGSHILAIEASEDYENARDRVVEFINAREREEVVFTRNSTESMNLIAHSYGLHNVKKGDKIVITVAEHHANLVTWQYVAEQTGATLEYMYLDEHGHLKDGEINKIDENTKIVAFAHVSNVLGMEFPVKELTEKAHSVGAVVVLDGAQSTPHKKIDVQELDCDFFVFSGHKMCASQGIGVLYGKRELLEAMPPFLLGGDMIEYVKEQTATFNELPYKFEAGTPNADGAVSLHAAIDYLESFGMDAIEAYEEELVAYILPKIVALPHVHVIGSQNPKEKHGVIAFTVDDVHPHDVATILDSKGICVRSGHHCAQPLGAFYNVSASTRLSMYLYTRKEDLDAFLEVLKTVRSVMGFKD
- the sufC gene encoding Fe-S cluster assembly ATPase SufC codes for the protein MAELLQIKDLKVSVEGKQILKGINLTINKGEIHVVMGTNGAGKSTLANAIMGNTTYTVDSGSIIFDGKDITEDAVNDRAKAGIFMSFQNPISIPGITVENFIRTAKSTITGENVRALSFKKELKEKMDELSFDVSYAQRYVNEGFSGGERKKNEILQMSILNPKLAILDETDSGLDVDAVRIVSEGVQRFHNEENAVLIITHHNQILQKLKPDFVHVLINGKIVKTGDASLVREIEEKGYDAYKALA
- a CDS encoding HAD hydrolase-like protein produces the protein MKKTILFDLDGTLTDSQEGILKSIKFALEHFGYDVPDEETLQLFLGPPLVDAFQEHCGMTFDQAEETYFKFRERYGTIGKFENQVYPNIVDLLAKCKTEQYTIAVATAKPEHYAKDILDHFELTPYFDVIVGANYESGLLHKKEILEKALKLCGNPLTDENGRRLAFMVGDRKYDVEAANELGCISIGVTYGYGTEAELKEADAEYICDDVDEIADVLDLEEMMVRR
- the sufB gene encoding Fe-S cluster assembly protein SufB gives rise to the protein MEERKKTQVADMDRGVYDIKNDFEYSYISDAGLTEDIIREIWSNKNEPEWMLDFRLKSLEIYNRMGIPNWIPDISGLDMANIHTYVKPKVDMKENWDEVPEEIKSTFDRLGIPEAEKTSLAGVGAQYDSEVVYHSIQEDLVKQGVIYTDIETALHEHEEIVKKYWMTLIPPTDHKWAALHGAVWSGGSFVYVPAGVQVEIPLQSYFRLNAPGAGQFEHTMIIVEEGAKLHFIEGCSAPKYDVSNLHAGAVELFVKDNATLRYSTIENWSKNMYNLNTKRCVVGKGGTIEWVSGSFGSKVSCLYPMSILNGEGAHAEFTGVTFAGEGQFLDTGCKVVHNAPYTTSNVNSKSISKSGGAAIYRGLLKIGPKAEHSKATVSCESLMLDAESQSDTIPAIIVENDNVDLGHEAKIGRISDEAIFYLMTRGISEEEARAMLVRGFVEPISKELPLEYAVEMNNLINLELEGSIG